A window of Streptomyces gilvosporeus contains these coding sequences:
- a CDS encoding MurR/RpiR family transcriptional regulator: MSGDRDNGGGAAQGARAGTGTGTAAGSGTGSGPEPGNGAADTGTAARLQKLFEGHRLTPTQRRIAHCMVRQAADAPFLSSVELAELAGVSQPSVTRFAVALGFDGYPALRRHLREVAPTGTPGGSDAYNEYQQAVQAEIDNLRHLAAALADPFPVIEAGRVLAASRPLPVLGLRAASAQAAGFTYFARKVHPDVRLLDEGGTMLTDRIAAAVRAGATALLCFALPRHPREVVDALTTARDAGLTLVTVADSAFAPVAHPTDLLLPAPVGTGLAFDTACAPMLLGRVLLEAMCDALPDAQARLEEFDTNAAARGLFVE, translated from the coding sequence ATGAGCGGGGACCGGGACAACGGCGGCGGCGCGGCCCAGGGCGCGCGTGCGGGCACCGGCACCGGTACCGCCGCGGGCAGTGGCACGGGCTCGGGCCCGGAGCCGGGTAACGGCGCGGCCGACACCGGCACCGCCGCCCGCCTCCAGAAGCTCTTCGAGGGGCACCGGCTGACGCCCACCCAGCGCCGGATCGCGCACTGCATGGTGCGCCAGGCCGCCGACGCGCCCTTCCTCTCCAGCGTGGAACTGGCCGAACTGGCCGGTGTCAGCCAGCCCTCCGTCACCCGCTTCGCCGTCGCCCTCGGCTTCGACGGCTATCCGGCGCTCCGCCGCCACCTCCGCGAGGTCGCGCCCACCGGCACACCCGGGGGCAGCGACGCGTACAACGAGTACCAGCAGGCCGTCCAGGCCGAGATCGACAACCTGCGCCATCTGGCCGCCGCCCTCGCCGACCCGTTCCCGGTGATCGAGGCCGGCCGTGTCCTGGCCGCCTCCCGGCCGCTGCCCGTCCTCGGTCTGCGTGCCGCCTCCGCCCAGGCCGCCGGTTTCACCTACTTCGCCCGCAAGGTCCACCCCGACGTCCGCCTCCTGGACGAGGGCGGCACCATGCTCACCGACCGCATCGCCGCCGCCGTCCGCGCGGGTGCCACCGCCCTGCTCTGCTTCGCCCTGCCCCGCCACCCCCGCGAGGTCGTCGACGCCCTCACCACCGCCCGCGACGCCGGCCTGACCCTCGTCACCGTCGCGGACAGCGCCTTCGCCCCCGTGGCCCACCCCACCGACCTCCTCCTCCCCGCCCCCGTCGGCACCGGCCTCGCCTTCGACACCGCCTGCGCCCCGATGCTGCTGGGCCGCGTCCTCCTGGAGGCCATGTGCGACGCCCTCCCGGACGCCCAGGCCCGCCTGGAGGAGTTCGACACGAACGCGGCGGCCAGGGGGCTGTTCGTGGAGTGA
- a CDS encoding aromatic amino acid ammonia-lyase, with translation MLDNGRAATRPVTLDGAGLRTADIAALADRTAHPEPPDPKALARAAESWETARRLAATGRVYGRSTGVGANRTEDVGPDDAAHGLRLLRSHAGAIGDPLPAREVRAMLAVRANQLLAGGAGLNPAVITALVDALESGAHPVVNEHGAVGTGDLAALAQTGLALAGEHPWHGPPDARPPAAIPLDHHDALALISSNALTLGQSALALDALRRLLTASLAVAALSVLAVDGSDEPFADPVMRACPHPGSSAAAARIRTLCGIPAGPAAPRGRIQDPYGFRCIPQIHGPALDAADGLDEVLTVEVNAAAENPLISIEDRAAYHHGNFYAAHVALALDAFRLAVLQTARLSTARLAALSEPDLTRLRPFLGDAAPASSGVMILEYAAGAALGELRAVSHPASLGHAVLSRGVEESASFASLGARQTLRAAAYYRQVLACELVAAVRALRLRRREPEPGLPLAAAYALAAEALDPRMADRPLTDDVAVAAGLLDELARV, from the coding sequence GTGCTGGACAACGGCCGAGCAGCCACCCGGCCCGTCACCCTCGACGGCGCCGGCCTGCGCACCGCCGATATCGCCGCCCTCGCGGACCGCACCGCCCACCCCGAGCCCCCCGACCCCAAGGCCCTCGCGCGGGCCGCGGAATCCTGGGAGACCGCCCGCCGCCTCGCCGCCACCGGCCGGGTCTACGGGCGCAGCACGGGCGTCGGCGCCAACCGGACCGAGGACGTCGGGCCCGACGACGCCGCCCACGGGCTGCGCCTGCTGCGCAGCCACGCCGGGGCGATCGGCGACCCGCTGCCCGCCCGCGAGGTCCGCGCCATGCTCGCCGTACGCGCCAACCAGCTGCTGGCGGGCGGCGCGGGACTGAACCCCGCCGTCATCACCGCCCTGGTCGACGCGCTGGAGTCCGGCGCCCACCCCGTCGTCAACGAACACGGCGCGGTCGGCACCGGAGACCTCGCCGCCCTCGCCCAGACGGGCCTCGCGCTGGCCGGCGAACACCCCTGGCACGGCCCGCCGGACGCCCGGCCGCCGGCCGCCATCCCCCTCGACCACCACGACGCCCTCGCCCTGATCAGCAGCAACGCCCTCACCCTCGGCCAGTCCGCCCTCGCCCTCGACGCGCTCCGCCGCCTGCTCACCGCATCGTTGGCGGTGGCCGCGCTCTCCGTCCTCGCGGTCGACGGCTCCGACGAACCCTTCGCCGACCCCGTGATGCGCGCCTGCCCACATCCCGGCTCCTCGGCCGCCGCCGCCCGGATCCGCACCCTCTGCGGCATTCCGGCCGGCCCCGCCGCGCCCCGGGGCCGCATCCAGGACCCGTACGGCTTCCGCTGCATCCCCCAGATCCACGGCCCGGCGCTGGACGCCGCCGACGGCCTGGACGAGGTCCTCACGGTCGAGGTCAACGCCGCCGCCGAGAACCCCCTGATCAGCATCGAGGACCGGGCCGCCTACCACCACGGCAACTTCTACGCCGCCCATGTGGCCCTCGCGCTCGACGCCTTCCGCCTCGCCGTCCTCCAGACCGCCCGGCTCTCCACCGCCCGCCTGGCCGCCCTCTCCGAGCCTGACCTCACCCGGCTACGGCCCTTCCTGGGCGACGCGGCGCCGGCCAGCTCCGGCGTCATGATCCTCGAGTACGCGGCCGGCGCGGCCCTCGGCGAACTGCGCGCCGTCAGCCACCCGGCCTCCCTCGGCCACGCCGTCCTCTCCCGGGGCGTCGAGGAATCGGCGAGCTTCGCCTCCCTCGGCGCCCGCCAGACGCTGCGTGCGGCCGCCTACTACCGCCAGGTGCTGGCCTGCGAACTGGTCGCCGCCGTACGGGCCTTGCGCCTGCGCCGCCGCGAACCGGAGCCCGGCCTGCCGCTCGCCGCCGCCTACGCCCTCGCCGCCGAGGCACTGGACCCGCGGATGGCGGACCGCCCGCTGACCGACGACGTGGCGGTGGCGGCGGGGCTGCTGGACGAGCTGGCGCGGGTGTGA
- a CDS encoding cystathionine beta-synthase — MQFYDSMIELVGNTPLVRLNNVTKGIQATVLVKVEYFNPGGSVKDRIAVRMIEAAEESGELQPGGTIVEPTSGNTGVGLAIVAQQKGYKCIFVCPDKVSTDKINVLRAYGAEVVVCPTAVDPEHPDSYYNVSDRLVRETPGAWKPDQYSNPNNPRSHYETTGPELWAQTDGRITHFVAGVGTGGTISGTGRYLKDASEGRVEVIGADPEGSVYSGGSGRPYLIEGVGEDFWPTAYDRTVADEIVAVSDKDAFQMTRRLAKEEGLLVGGSCGMAVVAGLEVASRLGPDDVVVILLPDSGRGYLSKIFNDEWMADYGFLEESGTAARVGEVLEHKEGALPSLVHMHPEETVGEAIEVLREYGVSQMPIVKPGAGHPDVMAAEVIGSVVERELLDALFAQRASLSDPLEKHMCPPLPQVGSGESVSDLMAVLENADAAIVLVEGKPKGVVSRQDLLAYLARGVAK, encoded by the coding sequence GTGCAGTTTTACGATTCGATGATTGAGCTCGTCGGCAACACCCCGCTGGTACGGCTCAACAACGTGACCAAAGGCATCCAGGCCACTGTCCTGGTGAAGGTCGAGTACTTCAACCCCGGCGGTTCGGTCAAGGACCGCATCGCGGTGCGGATGATCGAGGCCGCAGAGGAGTCGGGCGAGTTGCAGCCCGGCGGCACCATCGTGGAGCCGACGTCCGGCAACACCGGTGTGGGCCTGGCGATCGTGGCCCAGCAAAAGGGCTACAAGTGCATCTTCGTCTGCCCCGACAAGGTGTCGACGGACAAGATCAACGTGCTGCGGGCCTATGGCGCGGAGGTCGTGGTCTGCCCGACCGCGGTGGATCCCGAGCACCCGGACTCGTACTACAACGTCTCGGACCGGCTGGTGCGCGAGACGCCGGGTGCCTGGAAGCCGGACCAGTACAGCAACCCCAACAACCCGCGCTCCCACTACGAGACCACCGGTCCCGAGCTGTGGGCGCAGACCGACGGGCGGATCACCCACTTCGTGGCGGGCGTCGGCACCGGCGGCACGATCAGCGGCACCGGCCGCTATCTGAAGGACGCCAGCGAGGGCCGCGTCGAGGTCATCGGCGCCGACCCGGAGGGCTCCGTCTACAGCGGCGGCTCCGGGCGCCCGTATCTGATCGAGGGCGTCGGCGAGGACTTCTGGCCCACCGCCTACGACCGTACGGTCGCGGACGAGATCGTCGCGGTCTCTGACAAGGACGCCTTCCAAATGACCCGGCGCCTGGCCAAGGAGGAGGGCCTGCTGGTCGGCGGCTCCTGCGGTATGGCCGTGGTGGCCGGCCTGGAGGTCGCCTCGCGCCTGGGCCCGGACGATGTCGTGGTCATCCTCCTCCCGGACAGCGGGCGCGGCTATCTCTCCAAGATCTTCAACGACGAGTGGATGGCCGACTACGGCTTCCTGGAGGAGAGCGGCACCGCGGCCCGGGTCGGCGAGGTGCTGGAGCACAAGGAGGGCGCGCTGCCCTCGCTGGTGCACATGCACCCCGAGGAGACCGTCGGCGAGGCGATCGAGGTGCTGCGTGAGTACGGCGTCTCCCAGATGCCGATCGTCAAGCCCGGCGCCGGCCACCCGGACGTGATGGCCGCCGAGGTCATCGGCTCGGTGGTGGAGCGCGAGCTGCTCGACGCGCTGTTCGCCCAGCGGGCCTCGCTCTCCGACCCGTTGGAGAAGCACATGTGCCCGCCGCTGCCGCAGGTCGGCTCCGGCGAGTCGGTCTCCGACCTGATGGCCGTCCTGGAGAACGCGGACGCGGCGATCGTCCTGGTCGAGGGCAAGCCGAAGGGCGTCGTGAGCCGGCAGGACCTGCTGGCCTATCTGGCGCGCGGCGTGGCCAAGTAG
- a CDS encoding SGNH/GDSL hydrolase family protein, whose translation MPMTMSRARVARRIATAAAVGGGGIGLLGVAAVGVLLTEVRLARRTVGGSSDTPPCADGRYGAPFHHDDGRPPLRLAFLGDSTAAGQGVHRARQTPGALLASGLAALSELPVEFRNVALPGAQSNDLERQVELILGEGSADARPPDVCVIMIGANDVTHRMPLAASVRQLSEAVRRLREAGSEVVVGTCPDLGTIEPVYQPLRWVARRLSRQLAAAQTIGVVENGGRTVSLGDLLGPEFEAHPRELFGPDNYHPSAEGYATAAMAVLPTLCAALGLWPEEERPEPGRGEGILPVEQAAAEAAAEGGTEVSGRRAPWALLKHRRRRQLPDAEPSELPQIGW comes from the coding sequence ATGCCGATGACGATGTCCAGGGCGCGCGTGGCGCGCCGGATCGCGACCGCTGCGGCGGTGGGCGGGGGCGGGATCGGCCTGCTCGGCGTCGCCGCGGTCGGGGTGCTGCTGACCGAGGTCCGGCTGGCCCGGCGTACGGTCGGCGGCTCCAGCGACACCCCGCCGTGCGCCGACGGCCGCTACGGCGCCCCGTTCCACCACGACGACGGGCGGCCGCCGCTGCGGCTCGCCTTCCTGGGCGACTCCACCGCTGCCGGTCAGGGCGTGCACCGCGCCCGCCAGACCCCGGGTGCGCTGCTGGCCTCAGGGCTGGCCGCGCTGTCCGAACTCCCCGTCGAGTTCCGCAATGTGGCCCTGCCCGGCGCCCAGTCGAACGATCTGGAGCGCCAGGTGGAGCTGATCCTGGGGGAGGGCAGCGCCGATGCCCGGCCCCCGGATGTCTGCGTCATCATGATCGGCGCCAACGATGTCACCCACCGCATGCCGCTCGCCGCATCCGTACGGCAGCTGTCCGAGGCGGTACGCCGGCTGCGCGAGGCGGGCAGTGAGGTGGTGGTGGGCACCTGCCCCGATCTGGGCACCATCGAGCCCGTCTACCAGCCGCTGCGCTGGGTGGCCCGGCGGCTGTCGCGGCAGCTGGCCGCGGCCCAGACGATCGGGGTGGTCGAGAACGGCGGGCGGACGGTCTCGCTCGGCGATCTGCTGGGGCCGGAGTTCGAGGCGCATCCGCGCGAGCTGTTCGGGCCGGACAACTACCACCCGTCGGCCGAGGGGTATGCCACCGCCGCGATGGCGGTGCTGCCGACGCTGTGCGCGGCGCTGGGGCTGTGGCCCGAGGAGGAGCGGCCCGAGCCCGGCCGCGGCGAGGGCATTCTGCCGGTCGAGCAGGCGGCGGCCGAGGCGGCGGCCGAGGGCGGTACGGAGGTCAGCGGGCGGCGGGCGCCGTGGGCACTGCTCAAGCACCGCAGGCGCCGGCAGCTGCCGGATGCGGAACCGTCGGAGCTGCCGCAGATCGGGTGGTGA
- a CDS encoding acetyl-CoA C-acetyltransferase, which yields MPEAVIVSAARSPIGRAFKGSLKDLRPDDLTAKIIEAALAKVPELDPTDIDDLMLGCGLPGGEQGHNLGRIVAVQMGMDHLPGCTITRYCSSSLQTSRMALHAIKAGEGDVFISAGVETVSRSVKGSSDGLPDTHNPLFADAEARTAARAEQEGADWHDPREDGLLPDAYIAMGQTAENLARLKGVTRQDMDEFGVRSQNLAEKAIKDGFWEREITPVELPDGTVVSKDDGPRAGVTVEGVSGLKPVFRPDGLVTAGNCCPLNDGAAALVIMSDTKARELGLTPLARIVSTGVSGLSPEIMGYGPVEASKQALRRAGLSISDIDLVEINEAFAAQVIPSYRDLGIDLDRLNVNGGAIAVGHPFGMTGARITTTLINSLQWHDKQFGLETMCVGGGQGMAMVIERLS from the coding sequence ATGCCCGAAGCCGTGATCGTCTCAGCCGCCCGCTCCCCGATCGGCCGCGCCTTCAAGGGCTCGCTCAAGGATCTGCGCCCCGACGACCTGACCGCGAAGATCATCGAGGCCGCCCTGGCCAAGGTCCCCGAGCTGGACCCCACCGACATCGACGACCTGATGCTCGGCTGCGGCCTGCCCGGTGGCGAGCAGGGCCACAACCTCGGCCGCATCGTGGCCGTCCAGATGGGGATGGACCACCTCCCCGGCTGCACCATCACCCGTTACTGCTCCTCCTCGCTCCAGACCTCCCGCATGGCGCTGCACGCCATCAAGGCCGGCGAGGGCGACGTCTTCATCTCGGCGGGCGTCGAGACCGTCTCGCGGTCCGTCAAGGGCAGCTCCGACGGCCTGCCGGACACCCACAACCCGCTCTTCGCCGACGCCGAGGCCCGCACCGCGGCGCGCGCCGAGCAGGAGGGCGCCGACTGGCACGACCCGCGCGAGGACGGCCTGCTCCCGGACGCCTACATCGCCATGGGCCAGACCGCGGAGAACCTCGCCCGCCTCAAGGGCGTCACCCGCCAGGACATGGACGAGTTCGGCGTACGGTCCCAGAACCTCGCCGAGAAGGCGATCAAGGACGGCTTCTGGGAGCGCGAGATCACCCCGGTCGAGCTGCCCGACGGCACGGTCGTCTCCAAGGACGACGGCCCGCGCGCCGGCGTCACCGTCGAGGGCGTCTCCGGCCTCAAGCCGGTCTTCCGCCCCGACGGCCTGGTGACCGCCGGCAACTGCTGCCCGCTGAACGACGGCGCCGCGGCGCTGGTGATCATGTCCGACACCAAGGCGCGCGAGCTGGGCCTGACGCCGCTGGCCCGCATCGTCTCCACCGGTGTCTCCGGCCTGTCCCCCGAGATCATGGGCTACGGCCCGGTGGAGGCCAGCAAGCAGGCGCTGCGCCGCGCCGGCCTGTCGATCTCCGACATCGACCTCGTCGAGATCAACGAGGCGTTCGCCGCCCAGGTGATCCCCTCGTACCGCGACCTGGGCATCGACCTGGACCGGCTGAACGTCAACGGCGGCGCCATCGCCGTGGGCCACCCCTTCGGCATGACCGGCGCCCGGATCACCACCACCCTGATCAACTCCCTCCAGTGGCACGACAAGCAGTTCGGCCTGGAGACGATGTGCGTGGGCGGCGGCCAGGGCATGGCGATGGTCATCGAGCGGCTGAGCTGA
- a CDS encoding DUF4287 domain-containing protein, with product MSQLFSEETHRNLLSRIPHCTGREISEWIRTVDEGPSLFRFDEKVSWLRGEHNLAYGHAKAIVHEYDLRRAARKL from the coding sequence ATGTCTCAGCTCTTCTCCGAAGAGACCCACCGGAATCTGCTCTCCCGTATCCCGCACTGCACCGGCCGCGAGATCTCCGAATGGATCCGCACCGTTGACGAGGGTCCGTCCCTCTTCCGCTTCGACGAAAAAGTCAGCTGGCTCCGCGGCGAACACAACCTCGCCTACGGGCACGCCAAAGCGATCGTCCACGAATACGACCTCAGGCGCGCCGCGCGCAAACTGTGA
- a CDS encoding Bax inhibitor-1/YccA family membrane protein, translating into MRSSNPVFSRRGFSRDTGYAGFNAPPQAGGAANPYAGTNPYATQAPPQYTPQTRPMTMDDVVTRTAMTLGTVIAGATVGWIFLTGALGFAVFAGLVAMGLGFAQTFMRRPVPALILAYAAFEGIFLGALSGAINDLPKMGGAPMQAVLGTMAVFVAMLVAYKTRLVRVTARFTRFVIIAALGFVLLSLVNMLFMVFGGGDGLGFRSGGLGILFGVVGVVLGALFLALDFKQVEDGIAYGAPREESWLAAFGLTMTLVWIYLEMLRLVQILRD; encoded by the coding sequence ATGAGGAGCAGCAACCCGGTCTTCTCGCGACGGGGCTTCAGCCGCGACACCGGCTACGCGGGCTTCAACGCCCCGCCGCAGGCCGGGGGCGCCGCCAACCCGTACGCCGGGACCAACCCGTACGCCACCCAGGCGCCACCCCAGTACACCCCGCAGACCCGCCCGATGACGATGGACGACGTCGTCACGCGCACCGCCATGACGCTCGGCACGGTCATCGCCGGCGCCACCGTCGGCTGGATCTTCCTGACCGGGGCGCTCGGCTTCGCGGTCTTCGCCGGTCTGGTCGCGATGGGGCTGGGCTTCGCCCAGACCTTCATGCGCCGGCCGGTCCCCGCGCTGATCCTGGCGTACGCGGCCTTCGAGGGCATCTTCCTCGGCGCGCTCAGCGGCGCCATCAACGACCTGCCCAAGATGGGCGGCGCCCCCATGCAGGCGGTGCTGGGCACGATGGCGGTCTTCGTCGCCATGCTGGTCGCCTACAAGACGCGGCTGGTGCGGGTCACCGCCCGCTTCACCCGCTTCGTGATCATCGCGGCGCTCGGCTTCGTGCTGCTGTCGCTGGTCAACATGCTCTTCATGGTGTTCGGCGGGGGTGACGGCCTCGGCTTCCGCAGCGGCGGCCTGGGCATCCTCTTCGGCGTGGTGGGCGTCGTCCTCGGCGCGCTGTTCCTCGCCCTGGACTTCAAGCAGGTCGAGGACGGCATCGCCTACGGCGCACCCCGCGAGGAGTCCTGGCTGGCCGCCTTCGGCCTGACCATGACCCTGGTGTGGATCTACCTGGAGATGCTGCGGCTGGTCCAGATCCTGCGCGACTGA
- a CDS encoding bifunctional glycosyltransferase/CDP-glycerol:glycerophosphate glycerophosphotransferase has translation MADVSVVVIVYNDADRLPTAVQSVLDQTLRDVEVVIVDDCSTDRSFEVAQRLAATHPERVRAFQLPENSGAGGEPRNAGIQHTTGKYVMFLDSDDVLESNACRNMLEAAEETGSDIVSGLCVRLHKDTRVQKRDEWYAWLYSTTRTLESVSELPDLFVWDTLSTNKCYRREFLVENDLRFPKGMFYEDLMFIADAYLAARRITLIPNQVYFWHVHERGTVKSVTNRRHEMTNYEHRLEIHRRIDALLAARGMDAIRLAKDVKFLKHDLVLHLRDLPFRDESYRQEFAELSREYLSGIAREAYERVQPIQAICAYLLQQGDWDNLIPAVDTLTNRDKLSSPLAEHDGRIYWCGGHFDDEFGRGVLDVTDAGYHEKTVDKLFLRNQLTRFEESGAASGGALRLAGRITNPLGVIPPGARLTGRLEFSARRRSLQSFTFPVRALRHDGDTVHWETAVDLGAKLRPLGIVDTIWDVRLVLDVDGVPTTTRLTVADTELSGGPLPVRPRLTRMVADHLEPHVSARGHLAFRLVSESRQAERVQELIARGMHGKPGTLAKSGYRTAKTLRNKVMSGDSKLRMYHEVFSRLPVRKRTVVFESHLGKQYSDSPRAIYEEMRRQGLDFEAFWSYSGSPKEFPPDATLVKRWSLPYLKALAQAEFWVDNQSYPLKLGKRPETTYLETWHGSALKKMGFDQPSLKAQTRQQQAEQQQSLDRFDRFLIRSEHDVHTLAKAFRLPEKTLLRVGYPRNDALVRARQREAELGRRERGELAAELEIPDDRTVLLYAPTFRKAGGRHGRFVLPFDVERFAEQFGDRYVLLVRSHYLNHVVLPPTVKGTVIDVSARHDVTPILALADGLITDYSSVMFDYALLDRPLVFFTYDYDEYVHEGRGTYFDLLEHAPGPVVRSEDDFYETLKSFDTQALEYAEARRKFVAEFGEYDRGDAAKSIVDQFFTQWRR, from the coding sequence GTGGCTGACGTCTCAGTAGTCGTCATTGTCTACAACGACGCCGACCGGTTGCCGACCGCTGTCCAGTCCGTACTGGATCAAACGCTCCGGGACGTCGAGGTGGTGATCGTCGACGATTGCAGCACCGACCGTTCTTTCGAAGTGGCACAACGTCTCGCGGCCACGCACCCCGAGCGGGTAAGGGCCTTCCAGCTACCCGAGAACAGCGGCGCGGGGGGCGAACCGCGTAACGCGGGAATTCAGCACACCACCGGTAAGTACGTCATGTTCCTGGACAGCGATGACGTACTGGAGTCCAATGCCTGCCGGAATATGCTGGAGGCGGCCGAGGAGACCGGTTCGGACATCGTCTCCGGACTGTGCGTCCGGCTGCACAAGGACACCCGCGTCCAGAAGCGCGACGAGTGGTACGCCTGGCTCTACTCCACCACGCGCACGCTGGAGTCGGTCAGCGAGCTTCCCGACCTTTTCGTCTGGGACACCCTCTCCACCAACAAGTGCTACCGCCGTGAATTCCTCGTCGAGAACGATCTGCGCTTTCCCAAGGGAATGTTCTACGAGGACCTGATGTTCATCGCGGACGCGTACCTCGCGGCCCGCCGCATCACCCTGATTCCCAATCAGGTCTACTTCTGGCACGTGCATGAGCGGGGCACCGTGAAATCGGTGACGAACCGCCGGCACGAAATGACCAACTACGAGCACCGGCTGGAAATTCACCGGCGTATCGATGCGCTGCTGGCGGCGCGCGGGATGGACGCTATAAGGCTCGCCAAGGACGTCAAATTCCTCAAGCACGATCTCGTTCTGCATCTGCGGGATCTGCCGTTCCGGGACGAGTCCTACCGCCAGGAATTCGCCGAACTGTCCCGCGAGTATCTGTCCGGTATCGCCCGCGAGGCGTATGAGCGGGTGCAGCCGATCCAGGCCATCTGCGCCTACCTGCTCCAGCAGGGCGACTGGGACAATCTGATCCCGGCGGTCGACACCCTCACCAACCGCGACAAGCTCTCCTCGCCGCTGGCCGAGCACGACGGGCGGATCTACTGGTGCGGCGGGCATTTCGACGACGAGTTCGGCCGCGGTGTGCTGGATGTGACCGACGCCGGCTACCACGAGAAGACGGTCGACAAGCTCTTCCTGCGCAATCAGCTCACCCGCTTCGAGGAGTCCGGCGCGGCGTCCGGCGGCGCCCTGCGGCTGGCGGGCCGGATCACCAATCCGCTCGGGGTCATCCCCCCGGGCGCCCGGCTCACCGGCCGGCTGGAATTCAGCGCCCGCCGGCGCAGCCTCCAGTCCTTCACCTTTCCCGTGCGGGCGCTGCGCCACGACGGCGACACCGTCCACTGGGAGACCGCCGTCGACCTCGGCGCGAAGCTGCGCCCGCTGGGCATCGTCGACACCATCTGGGACGTCCGGCTGGTCCTGGACGTGGACGGCGTGCCCACCACGACCCGGCTCACGGTCGCCGACACCGAGCTGTCGGGCGGGCCGCTCCCGGTGCGCCCGCGGCTGACGCGGATGGTCGCCGACCATCTCGAACCGCATGTCTCGGCCCGCGGGCATCTGGCGTTCCGCCTGGTCAGCGAGAGCCGTCAGGCGGAGCGTGTGCAGGAGCTGATCGCCCGCGGAATGCACGGAAAGCCGGGGACGCTCGCCAAGTCCGGCTATCGCACGGCGAAGACGCTGCGCAACAAGGTGATGTCCGGCGACAGCAAACTCCGCATGTACCACGAGGTGTTCAGCCGGCTGCCGGTCAGAAAGCGGACGGTGGTCTTCGAAAGCCACCTGGGCAAGCAGTACAGCGACAGCCCGCGGGCGATCTACGAGGAAATGCGCCGGCAGGGCCTGGACTTCGAGGCGTTCTGGTCATACAGCGGAAGCCCGAAGGAATTCCCGCCGGACGCCACGCTCGTCAAGCGCTGGTCGCTGCCGTACCTCAAGGCGCTGGCGCAGGCCGAGTTCTGGGTGGACAACCAGAGCTATCCGCTGAAGCTCGGCAAGCGGCCGGAGACCACGTACCTGGAGACGTGGCACGGTTCGGCGCTGAAGAAGATGGGTTTCGACCAGCCGTCGCTGAAGGCACAGACCCGGCAGCAGCAGGCCGAGCAGCAGCAATCGCTGGACCGCTTCGACCGCTTTCTGATCCGTTCCGAGCACGATGTGCACACCCTCGCCAAGGCGTTCCGGCTTCCGGAAAAGACGCTGCTGCGGGTGGGATATCCGCGCAATGACGCCCTGGTGCGGGCCCGCCAGCGGGAGGCGGAGCTGGGGCGGCGCGAACGGGGTGAACTGGCGGCGGAGTTGGAGATTCCGGACGACCGGACCGTGCTGCTGTACGCGCCGACGTTCCGCAAGGCGGGGGGCCGGCACGGTCGTTTCGTCCTGCCCTTCGACGTGGAGCGTTTCGCGGAGCAATTCGGCGACCGCTATGTCCTCCTGGTCCGCTCGCACTATCTCAACCATGTGGTGCTGCCGCCGACCGTGAAGGGCACGGTCATCGATGTCTCGGCGCGGCATGACGTGACGCCGATCCTGGCTCTGGCCGACGGGCTGATCACCGACTATTCCTCGGTGATGTTCGACTATGCGCTGCTGGACCGGCCGCTGGTGTTCTTCACGTACGACTACGACGAGTACGTCCACGAGGGCCGCGGCACCTACTTCGACCTGCTGGAGCACGCACCGGGGCCGGTGGTCCGCAGCGAGGACGACTTCTACGAGACCCTCAAGTCGTTCGACACCCAGGCCCTGGAATATGCGGAGGCCCGCCGGAAGTTCGTGGCCGAATTCGGCGAATACGACCGCGGTGACGCGGCGAAGAGCATCGTCGATCAGTTTTTCACGCAGTGGAGGCGTTGA